One window from the genome of Elaeis guineensis isolate ETL-2024a chromosome 5, EG11, whole genome shotgun sequence encodes:
- the LOC105045837 gene encoding jasmonate-induced oxygenase 1 codes for MDCLKDWPEPVVPVQSLSETGAAVIPDRYVKPPSERPSLDSTADENILGIPIVDLGGLAEGSAECRATMRAISDACREWGFFQVVNHGVSHELRERIRDVWRGFFQLPTEAKKAYANTPTTYEGYGSRIGVQKGAILDWGDYYYLQYLPHSAKNYDKWPLLPISIRDTIEEYGDEMARLCGILMKVMSISLGLDAEFLQKAIGGDDVGAALRANYYPKCPQPDLTLGLSAHSDPGVMTVLLADDQVKGLQVRKGGEWITVQPLPHAFIINVGDQIQVLSNATYKSVEHRVMANASADRLSLAFFYNPKCDLLLGPARELVSPDRPPLYQPMTYNEYRLYIRKNGPKGKTQVESLKAM; via the exons ATGGATTGCCTGAAAGACTGGCCCGAGCCGGTTGTCCCGGTGCAGTCCTTGTCCGAGACCGGCGCCGCCGTCATCCCCGACCGCTACGTCAAGCCGCCATCGGAGCGGCCGTCGTTGGATTCTACTGCCGATGAGAATATCCTTGGCATCCCGATCGTTGACCTCGGAGGGCTGGCGGAGGGGTCGGCGGAGTGCCGAGCCACCATGCGGGCAATCTCCGACGCATGCCGGGAATGGGGATTCTTCCAGGTGGTGAACCATGGAGTTAGCCATGAGCTCAGGGAAAGAATCCGGGACGTGTGGAGAGGGTTCTTCCAACTCCCCACGGAGGCCAAGAAGGCCTACGCCAACACCCCGACGACCTACGAGGGTTACGGCAGCCGCATCGGCGTCCAGAAGGGCGCCATTCTGGATTGGGGTGACTACTACTACCTCCAATACCTTCCTCACTCGGCGAAGAACTATGACAAATGGCCTCTCCTGCCAATTTCCATCAG GGATACTATAGAAGAGTATGGCGATGAGATGGCGAGGTTGTGTGGGATATTGATGAAAGTAATGTCCATAAGTCTGGGTTTGGATGCGGAGTTCCTCCAGAAGGCAATTGGAGGAGATGATGTGGGGGCTGCCCTGAGGGCGAATTATTATCCGAAGTGCCCGCAGCCGGACCTCACACTCGGCCTCTCGGCACACTCCGATCCTGGAGTTATGACGGTGCTTCTTGCCGACGATCAGGTCAAGGGCCTCCAGGTCCGAAAGGGTGGCGAATGGATCACCGTCCAGCCCCTCCCCCATGCGTTCATCATCAACGTCGGCGATCAGATTCAG GTGCTGAGCAATGCAACATACAAAAGCGTAGAGCACCGAGTGATGGCGAATGCATCGGCGGACCGGCTATCCCTTGCCTTCTTCTACAACCCCAAGTGTGACCTGCTGCTAGGTCCGGCTCGTGAGCTTGTGTCACCAGACCGACCTCCTCTTTATCAACCCATGACCTATAATGAGTATCGGCTATATATTAGGAAGAATGGCCCCAAGGGCAAAACGCAGGTTGAGTCATTGAAGGCCATGTAA